The Lysobacter sp. genome includes a window with the following:
- a CDS encoding NYN domain-containing protein, translating into MDDRMRIALLIDADNAPAAKIDVVLAELARHGIANVRRAYGNWKSQTLQKWEQALHPNAIQPIQQFAYSTGKNASDMAMVVDAMDLLHSDRFDAFAIVSSDADFTPLVMRMRAQNMRVFGFGEKKTPEPFVNACSTFLYIDASAQAEPSSSDAMPTAPPKRKNATELRNDTTLVNLLRGAVEGTKDDDDGWSNLAAVGHFIANRASFDARNYGYAKLKGLIKEIGLFEMREEGKHVSIRALQKKDEKAKAEKAKPAPKAS; encoded by the coding sequence ATGGACGACCGGATGCGGATCGCACTGTTGATCGACGCCGACAATGCGCCGGCCGCGAAGATCGATGTCGTGCTGGCCGAACTCGCCCGCCACGGTATCGCCAACGTGCGCCGCGCGTACGGCAACTGGAAGAGCCAGACACTGCAGAAATGGGAGCAGGCGCTGCATCCCAACGCGATCCAGCCGATCCAGCAGTTCGCCTACAGCACCGGCAAGAATGCTTCGGACATGGCGATGGTGGTCGATGCCATGGACCTACTGCACAGCGACCGTTTCGATGCCTTCGCGATCGTTTCGAGCGATGCGGATTTCACGCCGCTGGTGATGCGGATGCGTGCGCAGAACATGCGGGTCTTCGGCTTCGGCGAGAAAAAGACCCCGGAACCATTCGTCAACGCCTGCTCGACGTTCCTGTATATCGATGCAAGCGCACAGGCAGAGCCCTCGTCGTCCGACGCCATGCCGACCGCGCCGCCGAAGCGGAAAAACGCGACCGAACTGCGCAACGACACCACTCTGGTCAATCTGCTGCGCGGCGCGGTGGAAGGAACCAAGGACGACGACGATGGCTGGTCGAACCTCGCAGCGGTCGGGCATTTCATCGCCAATCGCGCGTCCTTCGATGCGCGCAATTACGGCTACGCCAAGCTCAAGGGCCTGATCAAGGAAATCGGCCTGTTCGAAATGCGCGAGGAAGGGAAGCACGTCTCGATCCGCGCGCTGCAGAAAAAAGACGAGAAAGCAAAAGCCGAGAAAGCAAAGCCCGCTCCGAAGGCAAGCTGA
- a CDS encoding DUF1203 domain-containing protein codes for MNFQIHALPRAAFDALFALSDDALRARDIRRVVADASGGFPCRVSLQDAVEGERLLLLPYEHHRVNTPYRASGPIYVREDAAQALPDADGIPELLRRRMLSLRGYDAKGMMRSAEVVPGVELEAAIARLFAIERIAYLHAHYALPGCYACRIERADP; via the coding sequence ATGAATTTCCAGATCCACGCGCTGCCGCGCGCCGCCTTCGATGCGCTTTTCGCACTCTCCGACGACGCACTGCGCGCCCGCGATATCCGTCGCGTCGTTGCCGACGCCAGCGGCGGCTTTCCCTGCCGCGTCAGTCTGCAGGATGCGGTCGAAGGCGAACGCCTGCTGTTGCTGCCTTACGAACATCATCGCGTGAACACGCCCTACCGCGCATCCGGGCCGATCTATGTGCGCGAAGACGCGGCGCAGGCGCTGCCTGATGCCGACGGGATTCCGGAACTGTTGCGACGGCGCATGCTGTCGCTGCGCGGCTACGATGCCAAAGGCATGATGCGCTCGGCGGAAGTGGTGCCGGGCGTGGAACTCGAGGCTGCGATCGCGCGACTCTTCGCGATCGAGCGCATCGCCTACCTCCATGCGCACTATGCGCTGCCCGGCTGCTATGCCTGCCGCATCGAGCGTGCCGATCCATGA
- a CDS encoding MarR family transcriptional regulator, translating to MSAQSASDPLSPLSRRFVLHWGEMGSRWGVNRTVAQIHALLFYTGRPMHAEEITEILAVARSNVSTSLRELINFNLVRIVHLHADRRDHFETSKDVWTLFRTVVRERKAREFDPTVAMLKELAAEDAFANEPAEARARMKETLALMNALSGWGDEMLRLEPTTLMKLMTLGGKIKALLREG from the coding sequence ATGTCCGCACAATCCGCTTCCGATCCGCTGTCGCCGTTGAGCCGCCGTTTCGTCCTGCACTGGGGCGAAATGGGTTCGCGCTGGGGCGTGAACCGCACCGTGGCGCAGATCCATGCGCTGCTGTTCTACACGGGGCGGCCGATGCACGCCGAGGAGATCACCGAGATCCTGGCGGTCGCGCGTTCCAATGTCAGCACCAGCCTGCGCGAGCTGATCAATTTCAATCTGGTGCGCATCGTGCATCTGCACGCCGACCGCCGCGATCATTTCGAGACCTCCAAGGATGTGTGGACGCTGTTCCGCACCGTGGTTCGCGAACGCAAGGCGCGCGAGTTCGATCCGACTGTCGCGATGCTGAAGGAGCTGGCTGCCGAAGACGCGTTCGCGAACGAACCCGCCGAAGCGCGCGCACGGATGAAGGAAACGCTGGCGTTGATGAATGCGCTGTCGGGCTGGGGCGACGAAATGCTGCGGCTGGAACCGACGACCTTGATGAAGCTGATGACGCTCGGCGGAAAGATCAAGGCGCTGTTGCGCGAGGGCTGA
- a CDS encoding DUF4286 family protein, with protein sequence MSVKRVIYEVNIEVDAAAHDEYRVWLRDHIAEMLALPGFVGAKLFEVLEPPPSAGRVGLCMQYVLKDRAALDDYLRDHAPRLRADGVARFGDRFQATRRVLRGTR encoded by the coding sequence ATGAGCGTCAAACGGGTGATCTACGAGGTCAATATCGAAGTCGACGCCGCCGCGCACGACGAATACCGCGTGTGGCTGCGCGATCACATCGCGGAGATGCTGGCCCTGCCGGGGTTCGTCGGCGCCAAGCTCTTCGAGGTGCTGGAGCCGCCGCCGAGCGCGGGCCGGGTGGGGCTGTGCATGCAATACGTACTGAAAGACCGTGCGGCGCTGGATGACTACCTGCGCGATCATGCCCCGCGCCTGCGCGCCGACGGCGTCGCCCGCTTCGGCGACCGCTTCCAGGCGACACGACGGGTGCTGCGCGGTACCCGCTGA
- the rpoH gene encoding RNA polymerase sigma factor RpoH — protein MNQTTASTALIPNSLPIPSALGSLEAYVGAVHQIPVLSAEDEQALARRFHGQDDLDAARELVLSHLRFVVHVARGYNGYGLQLADLIQEGNIGLMKAVKRFDPDVGVRLVSFAVHWIRAEMHEFIIKNWRIVKVATTKAQRKLFFNLRRSKTRLGWLNAEEVRAVAKDLNVSEREVLEMESRLSGRDIGFDAPDDADEDHGPPAPVAYLMAEGQDPANTYESADSESDQLGLLRAGLAKLDARSRDIVKRRWLDDDSKITLQELADEYGVSAERIRQIEANALKKMKALFAA, from the coding sequence ATGAACCAGACCACTGCCAGCACAGCCCTGATTCCGAACAGCCTCCCGATTCCCAGCGCATTGGGTTCGCTCGAAGCCTATGTCGGTGCGGTCCACCAGATTCCGGTGCTCTCCGCCGAGGACGAGCAGGCGCTCGCCCGCCGCTTCCACGGCCAGGACGACCTCGACGCCGCGCGCGAACTGGTGCTGTCGCACCTGCGTTTCGTCGTCCATGTCGCCCGTGGCTACAACGGCTACGGCCTGCAGCTGGCCGACCTGATCCAGGAAGGCAACATCGGCCTGATGAAGGCCGTGAAGCGCTTCGACCCCGACGTCGGTGTGCGCCTGGTGTCGTTCGCGGTGCATTGGATCCGCGCCGAGATGCACGAGTTCATCATCAAGAACTGGCGCATCGTGAAGGTCGCGACCACCAAGGCCCAGCGCAAGCTGTTCTTCAACCTGCGTCGCAGCAAGACCCGTCTGGGCTGGCTCAACGCCGAGGAAGTGCGCGCGGTCGCCAAGGACCTCAACGTCTCCGAACGCGAAGTGCTGGAGATGGAATCGCGTCTCTCCGGCCGCGACATCGGCTTCGATGCGCCGGACGATGCCGACGAGGACCATGGTCCGCCGGCACCCGTGGCCTATCTGATGGCCGAAGGCCAGGACCCGGCAAACACCTACGAAAGCGCCGACAGCGAATCGGACCAGCTCGGTCTGCTGCGCGCCGGCCTGGCCAAGCTCGATGCCCGCTCGCGCGATATCGTCAAGCGCCGCTGGCTGGACGACGACAGCAAGATCACGCTGCAGGAGCTGGCCGACGAATACGGTGTTTCCGCCGAGCGCATCCGCCAGATCGAAGCCAATGCGCTGAAGAAGATGAAGGCGTTGTTCGCGGCCTGA
- a CDS encoding NAD(P)H-binding protein, whose product MGALDGDPRRPAAASVLVLGGAGFIGRHVVAALVARGRSVIVGTRHPRRRSHEHPAWVHREVHLDRLLDAAAWADALGDCSAVVNCVGILRERGHETYRRVHHQAPAALAQACAARGVRLIHVSALGLDADVRSGFLRSKRDGEAALRNSDADWHLVRPSLLDGEGGFGARWIRRVARWPVHPLPRAASGRIAVLDVRDLGEAIAHLALDDTSSPHEALVREHDLGGLQALTLAEHLAAMRAMHTSRPALRFAIPDTLARIAAHVCDLFHVTPFSYGHWELLQRDNCPRDNRLPFLLGRAPRVVGASPIMPPPLPVVATTALRPWP is encoded by the coding sequence ATGGGCGCTCTCGATGGCGATCCCCGGAGGCCGGCGGCGGCATCCGTTCTGGTGCTTGGGGGCGCTGGCTTCATCGGCCGGCATGTGGTCGCGGCGCTCGTTGCCCGCGGCCGGTCCGTCATCGTCGGCACCCGCCATCCGCGGCGGCGTTCGCACGAGCATCCCGCCTGGGTCCATCGCGAAGTCCATCTCGACCGCCTGCTCGACGCCGCCGCTTGGGCCGACGCGCTGGGCGACTGCTCCGCCGTGGTGAACTGTGTCGGCATCCTGCGCGAACGCGGGCACGAAACCTATCGCCGCGTGCATCACCAGGCGCCCGCCGCGCTCGCTCAGGCCTGCGCAGCGCGTGGTGTGCGCTTGATCCATGTGTCCGCGCTCGGTCTCGATGCCGATGTCCGCAGCGGTTTCCTGCGCTCCAAGCGCGATGGCGAAGCCGCATTGCGAAACAGCGATGCCGATTGGCATCTCGTGCGGCCATCGCTGCTCGATGGCGAAGGCGGTTTCGGCGCGCGCTGGATCCGCCGCGTGGCGCGCTGGCCGGTGCACCCGTTGCCACGTGCCGCCAGCGGACGGATCGCGGTGCTGGATGTGCGCGATCTGGGTGAAGCCATCGCGCATCTTGCGCTGGACGACACGTCATCGCCGCATGAAGCGCTCGTCCGTGAGCACGATCTCGGCGGCCTGCAGGCGCTTACCCTCGCCGAACATCTCGCGGCGATGCGCGCGATGCATACGTCGCGTCCTGCGCTGCGCTTCGCGATTCCCGACACGCTCGCGCGCATCGCCGCCCACGTTTGCGATCTGTTCCACGTCACGCCGTTCTCGTACGGACACTGGGAACTGTTGCAGCGCGACAACTGCCCGCGCGACAACCGCCTGCCGTTTCTGCTCGGACGCGCGCCGCGCGTGGTGGGTGCGTCACCGATCATGCCGCCGCCGCTGCCTGTCGTTGCGACGACAGCATTGAGGCCTTGGCCATGA
- a CDS encoding sigma-54-dependent Fis family transcriptional regulator translates to MPDQQRNASARILVVDDQSDVREALQMLLKFADYTMTGASSPEEALALLEREHYAAALVDMNYSRDTTSGAEGLALIARINALRPTLPVIAMTAWANIELAVEAMRVGATDFIEKPWQNARVLGVLEMRIPAERRRSGERHSLAQDLLDGTDAGFIAESAAMRRLMDDLARVTDSDASVLLLGENGTGKSLIAQRLHRGSSRRDKAFVRVDIGGLTPTLFEAELFGHVRGAYTDARQDRAGRFELADGGTLFLDEIGNLPSEQQPKLLRAIEDGEFERLGSSRTRRVDVRIIAATNADLDAEVAAGRFRRDLLYRLNTFQARVPPLVERRDDILPLAHHYLALACRRYRRPLPTLGNEVEQALLGYAWPGNVRELAHAMERAALLGGEGRLSAADLRLHAAAPMPAHERPQLERMRLDEAEAMLLRAALEQHQGNLQRAADQLGITRQSLYRRLEKHGLRGDDAD, encoded by the coding sequence ATGCCCGATCAGCAACGCAACGCGTCCGCCCGCATCCTCGTCGTCGACGATCAGTCCGACGTGCGCGAAGCGCTGCAGATGCTGCTGAAGTTCGCCGACTACACCATGACCGGCGCGTCGTCGCCCGAGGAAGCGCTGGCCCTGTTGGAGCGCGAACATTACGCGGCGGCGCTGGTCGACATGAACTACAGCCGCGACACCACTTCCGGCGCGGAAGGTCTTGCGCTGATCGCGCGCATCAACGCGTTGCGTCCGACGCTGCCGGTGATCGCGATGACCGCGTGGGCCAATATCGAACTGGCGGTCGAGGCCATGCGCGTCGGCGCCACCGATTTCATCGAGAAGCCATGGCAGAACGCACGCGTGCTCGGCGTGCTGGAGATGCGCATCCCCGCCGAGCGCCGCCGTAGCGGCGAACGCCACAGCCTGGCGCAGGATCTGCTGGACGGTACCGATGCCGGCTTCATCGCCGAATCGGCGGCCATGCGGCGACTGATGGACGACCTGGCGCGGGTCACCGACAGCGACGCCAGCGTGCTGCTGCTCGGCGAGAACGGCACCGGCAAGAGCCTGATCGCGCAGCGCCTGCACCGGGGATCCTCGCGTCGCGACAAAGCGTTCGTTCGGGTCGATATCGGCGGCTTGACGCCGACGCTGTTCGAGGCCGAACTGTTCGGCCATGTGCGCGGCGCCTACACCGATGCGCGACAGGATCGCGCGGGACGCTTCGAGCTGGCCGATGGCGGCACGCTGTTCCTCGACGAGATCGGCAACCTGCCGTCTGAGCAGCAACCCAAGCTGCTGCGCGCGATCGAGGACGGCGAGTTCGAGCGTCTGGGCAGTTCGCGCACCCGGCGCGTGGATGTCCGCATCATCGCCGCGACCAACGCCGACCTGGACGCGGAAGTCGCGGCCGGGAGGTTCCGTCGCGACCTGCTGTACCGGCTCAACACCTTCCAGGCTCGGGTGCCGCCGTTGGTGGAGCGCCGCGACGACATCCTGCCGCTGGCCCACCACTATCTGGCGCTGGCGTGCCGCCGTTACCGGAGGCCGCTGCCGACGCTCGGCAATGAGGTCGAACAGGCCCTGTTGGGCTACGCCTGGCCCGGCAACGTGCGCGAACTGGCGCACGCCATGGAACGGGCCGCACTGCTGGGCGGCGAGGGGCGGCTGAGCGCTGCAGACCTGCGCCTGCACGCTGCAGCGCCGATGCCGGCCCACGAGCGACCGCAACTGGAGCGGATGCGCCTGGATGAAGCCGAGGCCATGCTGCTGCGCGCCGCTCTGGAGCAGCATCAGGGCAATCTGCAGCGCGCTGCGGACCAGCTCGGCATCACCCGCCAGAGCCTCTATCGGCGTCTGGAAAAACACGGTCTGCGCGGCGATGACGCCGACTGA
- a CDS encoding ATP-binding protein gives MTPTERDPRVLWVAVPSLVALALVLLMGIPGPFEGALLLALVLVLTGMAWRILTGRPSHLRSIGSLLDALREGDYGVRGTLPERRDDFHEIVRSFNELAARVQDERRDLHESLQLLSKTLAALDGAVFAFDEGQRLRLVNPAGERLLGRSGQDVLGRDAAELDLMPLFQLASGTIHACTFCAQPGRWQITHAVLRSRGQAGRLLLVQPMERALRDEEAQAFRRLLRVLSHEINNSMAPIASMADTLQRMLSARDARPGTELDADLRHGLGLIEQRSAALQRFIGGYAQLAKLPPPQLHPTALAPLCERVGLLLNDPRIVIVPGEDLDLLADVDQLEHVLINLLRNALEAGGDGPVLLQWTRSDHQATIEIVDGGHGLPASENLFVPFFTTKPGGAGIGLALCRQIVEAQNGSLALHPRADAPGTVAVIGLPLSN, from the coding sequence ATGACGCCGACTGAGCGGGACCCGCGCGTGCTCTGGGTCGCAGTGCCGTCCCTGGTCGCACTGGCGCTAGTGTTGCTGATGGGCATCCCCGGCCCGTTCGAGGGCGCGCTGTTGCTCGCGCTGGTACTGGTGCTGACCGGAATGGCCTGGCGCATCCTCACCGGGCGGCCGAGCCATCTCCGCAGCATCGGCAGTCTGCTGGACGCGCTGCGCGAAGGCGATTACGGCGTGCGCGGCACGCTGCCGGAGCGCCGCGACGACTTCCACGAGATCGTGCGCAGCTTCAACGAACTGGCCGCGCGCGTCCAGGACGAACGGCGCGACCTGCATGAAAGCCTGCAGCTCCTGAGCAAGACCCTGGCCGCGCTGGACGGAGCGGTGTTCGCGTTCGACGAAGGGCAACGGCTGCGCCTGGTGAATCCGGCGGGCGAGCGCCTGCTCGGACGCTCCGGACAGGACGTGCTGGGCCGCGACGCCGCCGAGCTGGATTTGATGCCGCTGTTCCAGCTGGCCTCGGGCACCATCCATGCCTGCACCTTCTGCGCCCAACCGGGGCGCTGGCAGATCACCCATGCGGTGCTGCGCAGCCGGGGCCAGGCCGGCCGCCTGCTGCTGGTACAGCCGATGGAGCGCGCACTCCGCGACGAGGAAGCGCAGGCGTTCCGGCGCCTGCTGCGCGTGCTCAGCCACGAAATCAACAACTCGATGGCACCGATCGCCTCGATGGCCGATACGCTGCAGCGCATGCTGTCGGCCCGGGACGCCCGTCCTGGCACCGAGCTGGATGCGGACCTGCGCCACGGCCTGGGCCTGATCGAACAGCGCAGCGCGGCGCTGCAGCGTTTCATCGGCGGCTACGCGCAGTTGGCGAAGCTGCCACCGCCGCAACTGCACCCGACCGCTTTGGCGCCGCTGTGCGAACGCGTCGGCCTGCTGCTCAACGACCCGCGGATTGTCATCGTGCCGGGCGAGGATCTGGACCTGCTCGCCGACGTCGACCAGTTGGAGCATGTCCTGATCAACCTGCTGCGCAATGCACTGGAAGCCGGCGGCGATGGACCGGTGCTGCTGCAATGGACGCGTTCGGACCATCAGGCCACGATCGAAATCGTCGATGGCGGGCATGGCCTGCCGGCGAGCGAGAACCTGTTCGTGCCGTTCTTCACCACCAAGCCCGGCGGCGCCGGGATCGGCTTGGCGCTGTGCCGGCAGATCGTGGAAGCCCAGAACGGCAGCCTTGCGCTGCACCCGCGCGCCGATGCGCCGGGCACCGTCGCGGTGATCGGCCTGCCTCTTTCCAACTGA
- a CDS encoding NAD(P)/FAD-dependent oxidoreductase produces the protein MTERPHIVIVGGGFAGLWAARALARAPVRITLLDRGNHHLFQPLLYQVATAGLSAPNIAAPLRHILRRQKNVTVLLGEVSNISPGEKRVRLGDGRMLDYDHLLLASGATHAYFGHDDWAPHAPGLKTLDDALEIRRRILTAFERAEAEDDDAKRAAWLTFAIVGGGPTGVELAGTLAEIARHTLHGEFRRADPRRARVLLLEAGPRVLSSFPESLSAKARSQLEHLGVEIRTGVPVARIDSDGVQLGDERIAARTVLWAAGVAASPLARDLGVPLDRAGRVIVMPDLSVPGHPDIFVAGDLASIQHEGKPVPGVAPAAKQMGRHVAHAIHARLQGRATPSFRYRDFGNLATIGRMAAVVDVHGLRLSGLLAWWFWLAAHVFFLIGFRNRMVVLIDWAQAYWSYQRSARIILGKDRAQ, from the coding sequence ATGACCGAAAGACCGCACATCGTCATCGTCGGCGGTGGATTCGCCGGCCTGTGGGCGGCGCGCGCGCTGGCCAGGGCGCCTGTCCGCATCACGCTGCTCGATCGTGGCAATCATCATCTGTTCCAGCCGCTGCTGTATCAGGTCGCGACCGCCGGCCTGTCGGCGCCGAACATCGCCGCACCGCTGCGACACATCCTGCGCAGACAGAAGAACGTCACGGTGCTGCTCGGCGAAGTCTCGAACATCTCGCCGGGCGAAAAACGCGTGCGACTCGGCGACGGCCGCATGCTCGACTACGATCATCTGCTGCTCGCCAGCGGCGCGACGCATGCCTATTTCGGCCACGACGACTGGGCGCCGCACGCGCCGGGATTGAAGACGCTTGACGATGCGCTGGAAATCCGTCGCCGCATCCTCACCGCGTTCGAGCGCGCCGAAGCCGAAGACGACGACGCCAAGCGTGCGGCGTGGCTGACGTTCGCGATCGTCGGCGGCGGGCCGACCGGCGTCGAACTCGCGGGCACGCTCGCGGAAATCGCGCGCCACACGCTGCACGGCGAATTCCGTCGCGCCGACCCGCGTCGTGCGCGCGTGCTGCTGCTCGAAGCCGGTCCACGCGTGCTGTCGAGTTTTCCGGAATCGCTGTCGGCGAAAGCGCGCAGCCAACTGGAACATCTGGGCGTGGAGATCCGCACCGGCGTGCCGGTTGCGCGGATCGACAGCGATGGCGTGCAACTCGGCGACGAGCGTATCGCCGCGCGCACCGTGTTGTGGGCTGCGGGCGTCGCCGCATCGCCGCTGGCGCGCGATCTCGGCGTGCCGCTGGATCGCGCCGGTCGGGTGATCGTCATGCCCGATCTCAGCGTGCCGGGACATCCCGACATTTTCGTTGCCGGCGATCTCGCATCGATACAGCACGAAGGCAAACCGGTGCCCGGCGTCGCGCCCGCCGCGAAGCAGATGGGACGTCACGTCGCGCACGCGATCCACGCACGCCTGCAGGGTCGCGCGACACCGTCGTTCCGCTATCGCGATTTCGGCAACCTTGCCACCATCGGTCGCATGGCGGCGGTGGTCGATGTGCATGGCCTGCGCCTGTCCGGGCTGCTCGCCTGGTGGTTCTGGCTGGCGGCGCACGTGTTCTTCCTGATCGGTTTCCGCAACCGCATGGTCGTGCTGATCGACTGGGCGCAAGCCTACTGGAGCTATCAGCGCAGCGCGCGGATCATTCTCGGCAAGGACCGCGCGCAGTAG
- a CDS encoding primosomal protein N', whose amino-acid sequence MSASDSVLRVALPVPLPRLFDYRPPADGPGGVGCRVRVPFGSRSLVGVVVEIGPPDPGLAELREAEAMLDPQPLLQGELLASLRWLARYTHAPLGEVLATALPSALRRGEPLPETHAWAWRLTEAGATALARLRGRPRQLADRLQAAALDEDLLDAEVDDWRTAARALSRRELAERVAVPASQWAPTPQPGPALNAEQTEALAALRARPGFAAALLDGVTGSGKTEVYLQAIADCLAHGRQALVLVPEIGLTPQALARFRKRLGVPIHALHSGLTDSERARVWAAAWRGEARVIVGTRSAVFTPLPEAGLIVIDEEHDGSYKQQDGIRYHARDFALVRGKALDVPVILGSATPSLETLHNAQAGRYAHLRLRKRAGDAQPPAVRVIDVRKRPLDAGLSSDLLKAMRAALDAGGQVLVFKNRRGYAPVLLCHDCGWSAQCKRCSTPLRASPMTVHGGGRRLQCHHCGARQTPPPACPDCASLALQPQGVGTERLEELLAEKFADVPVLRIDSASTRRKDALEKLFVEFGAQPGILVGTQMLAKGHDLPNLTLVAVVGIDEGLFSADFRAGEKLAQLLIQVAGRAGRADKRGEVLLQTHHPEHPLLQTLIHGGYAAFAETELVQREAACFPPFAHIALLRAEAQHADAPIQFLQAAKTMLMPWCASKPVRGAAPAGLTLDGPVPAPMPRRAGMHRAQLLLSSPTRRELHAALDDAQSLLFALPEARKVRWSLDVDPIDLN is encoded by the coding sequence ATGTCCGCGTCCGATTCCGTGCTCCGCGTCGCCCTGCCGGTGCCGCTGCCGCGCCTGTTCGACTACCGCCCGCCGGCCGACGGCCCGGGCGGGGTCGGCTGCCGGGTGCGGGTGCCGTTCGGATCGCGCAGTCTGGTCGGGGTGGTCGTGGAGATCGGCCCGCCCGATCCCGGTCTGGCCGAGTTGCGCGAAGCCGAAGCGATGCTCGACCCGCAACCGCTGCTGCAGGGCGAGCTGCTGGCGTCGCTGCGCTGGCTGGCGCGCTACACCCACGCGCCGCTGGGCGAGGTACTGGCCACCGCGCTGCCCAGTGCCCTGCGTCGCGGCGAACCGCTCCCCGAGACCCATGCGTGGGCTTGGCGCCTCACCGAGGCCGGCGCGACCGCGCTTGCCCGTCTGCGCGGCCGGCCGAGGCAGTTGGCGGACCGGCTGCAGGCGGCAGCGCTGGACGAAGATCTGCTCGATGCCGAAGTCGACGACTGGCGGACGGCTGCCCGCGCCCTGTCCAGGCGCGAACTGGCCGAACGCGTGGCCGTGCCCGCCTCGCAGTGGGCGCCGACCCCGCAGCCGGGGCCGGCGCTCAACGCCGAACAGACCGAGGCATTGGCCGCGCTGCGCGCGCGTCCGGGTTTCGCCGCCGCGCTGCTCGATGGCGTCACCGGCAGCGGCAAGACCGAGGTCTATCTGCAGGCGATCGCCGACTGCCTCGCGCATGGCCGGCAGGCGCTGGTGCTGGTGCCGGAGATCGGCCTGACGCCGCAGGCGCTGGCGAGGTTCCGGAAGCGGCTCGGCGTGCCGATCCATGCGCTGCACTCCGGGCTGACCGACAGCGAGCGCGCCCGGGTCTGGGCCGCTGCCTGGCGCGGCGAGGCGCGGGTGATCGTCGGCACCCGCTCGGCGGTGTTCACACCGCTGCCCGAGGCCGGGCTGATCGTGATCGACGAGGAACACGACGGCAGCTACAAGCAGCAGGACGGTATCCGCTATCACGCCCGCGATTTCGCGCTGGTGCGCGGCAAGGCGCTGGACGTGCCGGTGATCCTCGGCAGCGCCACGCCGTCGCTGGAGACGCTGCACAACGCGCAGGCCGGTCGCTATGCGCATCTGCGCCTGCGCAAGCGCGCGGGCGACGCGCAGCCGCCCGCAGTGCGGGTGATCGACGTGCGCAAACGCCCGCTCGATGCCGGCTTGTCCTCGGACCTGCTCAAGGCGATGCGCGCCGCGCTGGATGCCGGCGGTCAGGTGCTGGTGTTCAAGAACCGCCGCGGCTACGCGCCGGTGCTGCTCTGCCACGACTGCGGCTGGAGCGCGCAGTGCAAGCGCTGCAGTACGCCGCTGCGCGCATCGCCGATGACCGTGCATGGCGGCGGCCGGCGCCTGCAGTGCCACCACTGCGGCGCGCGACAGACACCGCCACCGGCCTGCCCCGACTGCGCCAGCCTCGCGCTGCAGCCGCAGGGCGTGGGTACGGAGCGGCTGGAGGAACTGCTCGCGGAAAAATTCGCCGATGTCCCCGTGCTGCGCATCGACAGCGCCAGCACCCGGCGCAAGGACGCGCTGGAAAAACTCTTCGTCGAATTCGGCGCGCAGCCCGGGATCCTCGTCGGTACGCAGATGCTGGCGAAAGGCCACGATCTGCCGAATCTCACCCTGGTCGCGGTGGTCGGCATCGACGAAGGCCTGTTCTCGGCCGATTTCCGCGCCGGCGAAAAACTCGCGCAGTTGCTGATCCAGGTCGCCGGTCGCGCCGGTCGCGCCGACAAGCGCGGCGAGGTGCTGCTGCAGACGCATCATCCCGAACATCCGCTGCTGCAGACGCTGATCCACGGCGGCTATGCCGCTTTCGCCGAAACCGAGCTCGTGCAGCGCGAAGCCGCGTGCTTTCCGCCGTTCGCGCACATCGCGCTGCTGCGCGCCGAAGCCCAGCACGCCGACGCGCCGATACAGTTCCTGCAGGCCGCGAAAACGATGCTGATGCCATGGTGCGCGTCGAAACCCGTGCGCGGTGCGGCCCCGGCAGGCCTCACGCTCGATGGTCCCGTGCCCGCACCGATGCCGCGCCGCGCCGGCATGCACCGCGCGCAGCTGCTGTTGTCGTCGCCGACGCGTCGTGAATTGCATGCAGCGCTCGACGATGCGCAGTCGCTGCTGTTCGCTTTGCCGGAGGCCCGCAAAGTCCGATGGTCGCTGGACGTGGATCCGATCGATCTGAATTGA